Proteins from a single region of Streptomyces sp. Tu 3180:
- a CDS encoding MOSC domain-containing protein has translation MRLLSVNLGHPRAVPYTDHPEGLTGIDKRPVDGPVRVAAPGPKGSGASGLAGDAVCETRHHGGDDQAVYAMAREDLDAWERTLGRPLRNGLFGENLTTEGVEVSGALIGERWAVGAEAVLEITSGRIPCRTFQGHIGERGWVKRFTERGAPGAYLRVIRPGAVRAGDAVRIVHRPDHDVTVALQFRAVTTERTLLPRLLAAGEALHPEARAIARTYVEKYGARTTA, from the coding sequence ATGAGGCTTCTGTCTGTGAATCTGGGGCACCCCCGGGCCGTGCCGTACACGGACCACCCCGAGGGCCTGACCGGCATCGACAAGCGGCCCGTGGACGGGCCGGTGCGGGTGGCGGCGCCGGGGCCGAAGGGGTCCGGCGCGAGCGGACTGGCCGGGGACGCCGTGTGCGAGACGCGGCACCACGGCGGGGACGACCAGGCCGTGTACGCCATGGCCCGCGAGGACCTCGACGCGTGGGAGCGCACGCTGGGGCGCCCGCTGCGCAACGGCTTGTTCGGCGAGAACCTCACCACCGAGGGCGTCGAGGTGTCCGGCGCCCTGATCGGTGAGCGCTGGGCCGTCGGGGCCGAGGCGGTGCTGGAGATCACCTCCGGACGCATCCCCTGCCGCACCTTCCAGGGCCACATCGGTGAGAGGGGCTGGGTGAAGCGGTTCACGGAGCGGGGCGCCCCGGGCGCGTACCTGCGGGTGATCCGGCCCGGCGCGGTCCGGGCGGGCGACGCGGTGCGGATCGTGCACCGGCCGGACCACGACGTGACGGTCGCGCTGCAGTTCCGGGCGGTCACGACCGAGCGCACGCTGCTGCCCCGGCTGCTGGCGGCGGGCGAGGCGCTGCACCCGGAGGCACGGGCGATCGCGCGGACGTACGTGGAGAAGTACGGTGCGCGCACCACGGCCTGA
- a CDS encoding ester cyclase, whose translation MTFVQLIDCRTSRLDEMDRLMDQWVEQTRGRRTATHTLVAKDHTDAAHVVEIVEFPSYEEAMRNSQLPETDRIFREMVALCDEMPTFTDLDVVRDAQLNTDSARRFFEVLATSDDLSPLTGLVGEHYHDHDPANEQDVVGLDHLRREMDAWRGGFDFSFRIEDQIAQGDRVCTRWSWEGTHRDDFLGIPATGKKVAMTGTTVFRFGANGKIVEGWWQYDRLGLMVQLGAVEPTDM comes from the coding sequence ATGACCTTCGTACAGCTCATCGACTGCAGGACCAGCCGGCTCGACGAGATGGACCGGCTCATGGACCAGTGGGTCGAGCAGACCAGGGGAAGGCGGACGGCGACGCACACCCTGGTCGCCAAGGACCACACGGACGCGGCGCACGTCGTCGAGATCGTGGAGTTCCCGTCGTACGAGGAGGCGATGCGCAACTCGCAGCTCCCGGAGACCGACCGGATCTTCCGGGAGATGGTGGCGCTCTGCGACGAGATGCCCACGTTCACCGACCTGGACGTGGTGCGGGACGCGCAGCTGAACACGGACTCCGCGCGCCGGTTCTTCGAGGTGCTGGCCACCTCGGACGACCTGTCGCCGCTGACGGGCCTGGTCGGGGAGCACTACCACGACCACGATCCCGCCAACGAGCAGGACGTCGTCGGGCTGGACCACCTCCGGCGCGAGATGGACGCCTGGCGCGGCGGCTTCGACTTCTCGTTCCGGATCGAGGACCAGATCGCCCAGGGGGACCGTGTGTGCACGCGGTGGAGCTGGGAGGGGACCCACAGGGACGACTTCCTCGGGATTCCGGCCACGGGGAAGAAGGTCGCCATGACGGGCACGACCGTCTTCCGCTTCGGCGCGAACGGGAAGATCGTCGAGGGCTGGTGGCAGTACGACCGGCTCGGGCTGATGGTGCAGTTGGGGGCGGTGGAGCCGACGGACATGTGA
- a CDS encoding SDR family oxidoreductase: protein MTTALITGSTAGIGAAFARRLAADGHDLVLVARDTGRLREQATELHDRHGIEAEVLTADLAQDRGIEAVATRLGDRKNPVDLLVNNAGFGNKGRYLDVPMADELRMLKVHCEAVLRLTSAAAEAMRERGRGGVVNVASTAAFLPRGTYGASKAWVVQFTQGAAQDLAGNGVRLMALCPGFVRTEFHERAGMGTDNIPNWMWLDADKVAATALADLARGKSVSIPDPRYKALMGVAKLVPRGVLGGISSRTGRKYGPR, encoded by the coding sequence ATGACAACGGCTCTGATTACGGGATCGACGGCTGGGATCGGCGCCGCGTTCGCGCGGCGGCTGGCGGCCGACGGACACGACCTGGTGCTGGTGGCCCGCGACACCGGCCGGCTGCGGGAACAGGCGACCGAGCTGCACGACCGCCACGGCATCGAGGCGGAGGTGCTGACGGCCGACCTGGCTCAGGACCGGGGCATCGAGGCGGTGGCCACCCGGCTCGGCGACCGCAAGAACCCGGTCGACCTGCTGGTCAACAACGCCGGCTTCGGCAACAAGGGCCGCTACCTCGACGTCCCCATGGCCGACGAGCTGAGGATGCTCAAGGTGCACTGCGAGGCGGTGCTCCGGCTGACCTCGGCGGCGGCGGAGGCGATGCGGGAGCGCGGGCGCGGGGGCGTCGTGAACGTCGCCTCGACCGCCGCGTTCCTGCCGCGCGGGACGTACGGGGCGTCCAAGGCGTGGGTCGTGCAGTTCACCCAGGGCGCGGCGCAGGACCTGGCCGGCAACGGCGTCCGCCTGATGGCGCTGTGCCCGGGGTTCGTGCGCACCGAGTTCCACGAGCGGGCCGGGATGGGGACGGACAACATCCCGAACTGGATGTGGCTGGACGCGGACAAGGTCGCCGCGACGGCCCTCGCGGACCTGGCCCGGGGCAAGTCGGTGTCGATCCCGGACCCCCGCTACAAGGCGCTGATGGGAGTGGCGAAGCTGGTCCCGAGGGGCGTGCTGGGCGGGATCTCCTCGCGGACGGGGCGCAAGTACGGGCCCCGGTAG